One window from the genome of Chloroflexaceae bacterium encodes:
- a CDS encoding 2-oxoglutarate dehydrogenase E1 component: MNLRQFHGPNAGYLVELYERYTANPAAVDEATRAFFRQYGPPDAELAASGQTQLDVTRIVGAARLIRYIRELGHLAARIDPLGSDPPGDPGLELATHGVTVADLAALPAHIVRGPLAAESANAAEGVEKLRQIYSGPIGYETDQIQNYEERAWIRECAESRRFFGGMDADRQRELLDRLTEVETFERFLHKTFPGQKRFSIEGCDMLVPMIDAIIRNAAVAGTREVVIGMAHRGRLNVLAHILGKPYLSILSEFQTPDYSKDTYLGWTGDVKYHLGARKAYRESGIREMPITLAPNPSHLEFVNPVILGRTRAAQEKRTRPGFPYEDEKEALAIIIHGDAAFPGQGIVAETLNLSGLAGYRVGGAIHIILNNQIGFTTDARDSRSTLYASDLARGFEMPVVHVNADHVEACIAVARMAWAYREKFQKDFVIDLVGYRRWGHNEGDEPEFTQPRMYEKIRNHPTVRTLWAQELERRGLITHEEAEARVEAVMTKLQHAFDMVRERQRLAAAAPPQPPTPPVVNQMRNKVFAKPISRQKLLELNEALLERPEDFTVHPKLERMLQRRRQSIHDEGGIDWAHAEILAFAAILADGTPIRMSGQDTERGTFSQRHLVLHDVVTGERFIPLHHIPQARASFAVYNSPLSEAAVLGFEYGYSTHAPGTLVIWEAQFGDFANGAQVIIDQFIVSGRAKWSVDPALVLLLPHGYEGQGPEHSSARLERFLQLCATDNIRVANPTTAAQYFHLLRYQAAALPVHPRPLVVMTPKSLLRHPLAASSLNDLTQTQFQPVLGLGTEAPDPAEVTRLILCSGKVAIDLLSSAEFEQARGSIDVLRVEMLYPFPEEQLKSALERYPQVQEVVWLQEEPQNMGAWSYIAPKLRALLPPTLPLRYVGRPESASPAEGIHSAHVVEQQRILREAARGAPVAATAISESAG, from the coding sequence ATGAACTTGCGGCAATTCCACGGGCCCAACGCCGGTTACCTGGTGGAGCTATACGAGCGGTACACGGCCAACCCGGCCGCGGTGGACGAAGCAACGCGGGCCTTTTTCCGCCAGTACGGCCCGCCGGACGCGGAACTGGCGGCTTCGGGGCAAACGCAACTCGATGTGACGCGGATCGTCGGCGCGGCGCGGCTGATCCGCTACATTCGCGAGCTGGGGCACCTGGCGGCGCGGATCGATCCCCTGGGCAGCGATCCGCCCGGCGACCCGGGGCTGGAACTGGCGACCCACGGGGTTACCGTAGCCGACCTGGCGGCGCTCCCGGCGCATATCGTGCGCGGGCCGCTCGCCGCCGAGTCGGCCAACGCCGCCGAGGGGGTCGAAAAGCTGCGGCAGATTTACTCCGGCCCGATCGGCTACGAGACCGACCAGATCCAGAACTACGAAGAGCGCGCCTGGATCCGCGAGTGCGCCGAGAGCCGGCGCTTCTTTGGCGGCATGGATGCCGACCGGCAGCGCGAACTGCTCGATCGCCTGACCGAGGTGGAGACCTTCGAGCGCTTCCTGCACAAGACCTTCCCCGGCCAGAAGCGCTTCTCCATCGAAGGCTGCGACATGCTGGTGCCGATGATTGACGCGATCATTCGCAACGCGGCGGTGGCCGGCACGCGGGAAGTGGTGATCGGCATGGCCCATCGCGGGCGGCTTAACGTGCTGGCCCATATTCTTGGCAAGCCATACCTCTCCATTCTAAGCGAGTTTCAGACTCCCGATTACTCCAAGGACACCTATCTGGGATGGACGGGCGACGTGAAGTACCACCTCGGGGCGCGCAAGGCGTACCGTGAGAGCGGCATCCGAGAGATGCCGATCACCCTGGCGCCCAACCCCAGCCACCTGGAGTTCGTCAACCCGGTGATCCTGGGGCGCACGCGGGCGGCGCAGGAGAAGCGCACGCGCCCCGGCTTCCCCTACGAAGATGAGAAAGAGGCCCTGGCGATCATCATCCACGGCGATGCGGCCTTCCCCGGCCAGGGCATCGTCGCCGAGACGCTGAACCTGTCGGGCCTGGCCGGTTATCGGGTGGGAGGGGCGATCCATATTATCTTGAATAATCAGATCGGCTTCACCACCGACGCGCGCGACTCGCGCTCGACCCTCTACGCCAGCGATCTGGCCCGCGGCTTCGAGATGCCGGTGGTGCACGTGAATGCCGACCACGTGGAAGCTTGCATCGCAGTGGCGCGCATGGCCTGGGCCTATCGCGAGAAGTTCCAGAAGGATTTCGTGATTGACCTGGTGGGCTACCGGCGCTGGGGACACAACGAGGGCGACGAGCCGGAGTTCACGCAGCCGCGCATGTACGAAAAGATCCGCAACCACCCGACGGTGCGCACCCTGTGGGCCCAGGAACTGGAGCGCCGGGGCCTGATCACCCACGAAGAGGCCGAGGCGCGGGTCGAGGCGGTGATGACGAAGCTGCAACACGCCTTCGACATGGTGCGCGAGCGGCAGCGTCTGGCGGCCGCCGCTCCGCCACAGCCCCCGACTCCGCCGGTGGTGAACCAGATGCGCAACAAGGTCTTCGCCAAGCCCATCTCGCGCCAGAAGCTGCTGGAACTCAACGAGGCGCTGCTCGAGCGGCCCGAAGACTTTACGGTGCATCCGAAGCTGGAGCGCATGCTGCAGCGGCGGCGCCAGAGCATCCACGACGAAGGCGGCATTGACTGGGCCCACGCCGAGATTCTGGCCTTTGCCGCCATTCTGGCCGATGGCACGCCGATCCGCATGTCCGGGCAGGATACCGAGCGGGGCACGTTCAGCCAGCGGCACCTGGTGCTGCACGATGTGGTCACGGGGGAGCGCTTCATTCCTCTGCATCATATTCCCCAGGCGCGAGCCTCATTCGCGGTGTACAACAGCCCTCTCTCCGAGGCGGCCGTGCTGGGTTTCGAGTATGGGTACAGCACCCACGCTCCCGGCACGCTGGTAATCTGGGAGGCCCAGTTCGGCGATTTCGCTAACGGCGCCCAGGTGATCATTGACCAGTTCATCGTTTCCGGGCGCGCCAAGTGGTCAGTGGACCCGGCGCTGGTACTGCTGCTGCCGCACGGCTACGAGGGGCAGGGACCGGAGCACTCCTCGGCGCGTCTGGAGCGGTTCCTGCAACTCTGCGCCACCGACAACATCCGGGTGGCGAATCCGACGACGGCGGCGCAGTACTTCCACCTCCTGCGCTACCAGGCCGCGGCCCTGCCGGTGCATCCCCGACCCCTGGTGGTGATGACGCCCAAGAGCCTGCTGCGCCACCCGCTTGCCGCGTCCTCGTTGAACGATCTGACGCAGACCCAGTTTCAGCCAGTGCTGGGGCTGGGTACGGAGGCCCCCGACCCCGCCGAGGTGACGCGCCTCATCCTGTGTAGCGGCAAGGTGGCGATTGATCTGCTCTCCTCGGCCGAGTTTGAGCAGGCCCGCGGCAGCATAGACGTGCTTCGGGTCGAGATGCTCTACCCGTTTCCCGAGGAGCAGCTCAAGTCGGCGCTGGAGCGCTACCCGCAGGTGCAGGAGGTGGTCTGGCTGCAGGAGGAGCCGCAGAACATGGGCGCATGGAGCTACATTGCGCCGAAGCTGCGGGCATTGCTGCCCCCAACGCTCCCGCTGCGCTACGTGGGCCGCCCGGAGTCAGCCTCACCGGCCGAGGGCATTCACAGTGCACACGTGGTCGAGCAGCAGCGCATTCTGCGCGAAGCGGCGCGCGGGGCGCCGGTAGCGGCGACCGCTATCAGTGAAAGCGCAGGGTAG